The Methanoplanus sp. FWC-SCC4 genome has a window encoding:
- a CDS encoding DUF3467 domain-containing protein: protein MEKREIAVNLPQDLDPVYSNRIQVAYKDDEFTFVFLHEIPGTNHARAKAIVSISPKHAKNFSEVLSKSVLDYEAKFGSIKSANSENKDESNSNVTIRGYS from the coding sequence ATGGAAAAGCGGGAAATTGCAGTTAATCTGCCTCAGGATCTTGATCCGGTTTATTCTAACAGGATTCAGGTTGCATATAAGGATGATGAGTTTACTTTTGTTTTCCTTCATGAGATTCCGGGCACCAATCACGCACGTGCCAAGGCTATTGTGTCAATAAGCCCGAAACATGCAAAGAATTTTTCAGAAGTTTTGTCAAAGAGCGTTTTGGATTATGAGGCAAAGTTTGGTTCAATAAAGAGTGCGAATTCTGAAAATAAAGATGAAAGCAATTCAAATGTGACAATCAGGGGTTATTCCTGA
- a CDS encoding CRISPR-associated protein Cas4, producing the protein MESISISKIVSCHTCPVRFVIEQKQKKDAEPENYTIAKQISYHLGEELIPENIWEEIEMINPEMDNEAKELFSSWIDSCKKTRWPRASQTDVRVKSDKLKIHGTIDRFFNSKPQIAIARPITAPENGIYTADRIRAACYSICAGEHFGTEFDEVIIEYIPSGISRICKPQPRDRRYALNAIKTAHKIKSGFIPKKPENAPCTRCYLKEQCPTIPKRLSDII; encoded by the coding sequence ATGGAATCAATAAGCATATCCAAAATAGTATCCTGTCACACCTGCCCGGTCAGATTTGTAATTGAACAAAAACAAAAAAAAGACGCGGAACCTGAGAACTACACTATTGCCAAGCAGATATCATATCATCTTGGAGAAGAGCTCATACCTGAAAATATCTGGGAAGAAATTGAGATGATAAACCCGGAAATGGACAATGAGGCAAAAGAACTTTTTTCATCCTGGATTGACTCATGCAAAAAAACAAGATGGCCAAGAGCCTCGCAAACGGATGTCAGGGTAAAATCTGATAAATTAAAAATACACGGCACTATTGACAGGTTCTTTAATTCCAAACCCCAAATTGCAATAGCACGCCCGATAACCGCTCCTGAAAACGGCATATACACAGCAGACAGAATCCGAGCTGCCTGCTATTCGATATGTGCCGGTGAACATTTCGGGACAGAATTTGATGAAGTAATTATTGAATATATACCATCGGGAATAAGCAGAATATGCAAACCACAGCCAAGAGACAGACGGTATGCACTAAACGCAATCAAAACCGCACACAAAATAAAATCGGGTTTTATCCCAAAAAAGCCTGAAAACGCCCCCTGCACCAGATGTTACCTCAAAGAACAATGCCCGACAATCCCAAAAAGACTCTCTGACATTATTTAG
- a CDS encoding TIGR04083 family peptide-modifying radical SAM enzyme, protein MKNPFHVMIIPTLGCPCNCSYCWSSDENSPVMTIDTVRAIAEWLKDLKDIPVTFTFHGGEPLLAGPEFYREALPILSKELTHLTPDFALQSNLWLLTPEIAKILAEYKIPIGSSIDGPKEINDSQRGEGYFEKTMEGWKIAKENGLNVRFICTFTGQSVESKDEILNFFLENGLTLKLHPALPSLRDNNPDKWALSPEKYGELLIYLLDKSLEHINDLEIMNVNDLCRCVFTRNGSVCTFADCMGSTFAVGPDGNIYPCYRFVGMPKFVMGNVYEKPSIDDLMNSDAGKLMTGFKSFVDKECGECPHINYCRGGCPYNAIAPTNGEIKAVDPHCAAYNKIFDEINERLNKEMFEEPGAGISPVQSRIRRNKKPGVMALMRRNILK, encoded by the coding sequence ATGAAAAATCCCTTCCATGTCATGATTATACCTACTCTCGGCTGCCCGTGCAACTGCAGTTACTGTTGGAGTTCAGATGAAAATTCACCGGTAATGACTATTGATACCGTCAGGGCAATTGCAGAATGGCTTAAAGATTTAAAGGACATCCCCGTCACATTCACATTTCATGGAGGAGAACCTCTTCTTGCAGGTCCTGAATTTTACAGAGAGGCACTACCGATACTCTCAAAAGAACTTACCCATTTAACGCCCGACTTTGCACTCCAGTCAAACCTCTGGCTTTTAACACCTGAAATTGCAAAAATCCTTGCTGAATATAAAATTCCAATTGGTTCAAGTATAGACGGGCCAAAAGAGATTAATGATTCGCAAAGAGGAGAAGGTTACTTTGAAAAGACAATGGAAGGCTGGAAAATTGCAAAGGAAAACGGCCTGAATGTAAGATTCATATGCACATTCACCGGTCAGTCAGTGGAATCAAAAGATGAAATCCTGAATTTTTTCCTTGAAAACGGTCTTACCTTAAAACTTCACCCGGCACTTCCCTCTCTGCGTGACAATAATCCTGACAAATGGGCTTTATCTCCTGAAAAATACGGTGAACTGCTCATATATCTTCTTGACAAATCTCTTGAGCATATAAATGATCTTGAAATAATGAATGTCAACGACCTGTGCAGATGTGTTTTTACAAGGAATGGAAGTGTCTGCACTTTTGCAGACTGTATGGGAAGCACATTCGCAGTGGGACCTGACGGAAATATCTACCCGTGCTACCGTTTTGTCGGGATGCCAAAGTTTGTCATGGGAAATGTATATGAAAAACCCTCAATCGATGATTTAATGAATTCTGATGCAGGAAAACTGATGACAGGATTCAAATCCTTTGTTGACAAAGAGTGCGGGGAATGTCCACATATTAATTATTGCCGCGGAGGATGCCCGTATAACGCAATTGCACCAACAAATGGAGAGATTAAAGCAGTCGATCCTCACTGCGCTGCCTACAACAAAATTTTTGATGAAATTAATGAAAGGCTGAATAAGGAAATGTTTGAGGAACCAGGCGCAGGAATATCCCCTGTGCAGTCAAGAATCAGAAGAAATAAAAAACCGGGCGTAATGGCTTTAATGCGCAGAAATATACTGAAATGA
- a CDS encoding PadR family transcriptional regulator: MNIQFKKGVLDLCVLSLLSKKECYGYEIVQVISDAVEISEGTIYPLLRRLKKDGYLETYILESTGGPPRKYYSITEKGREMEQNLRKEWFSFVSNVNLYLCEDQNNKTPYPEER, encoded by the coding sequence ATGAACATCCAGTTTAAAAAAGGGGTTCTCGATTTATGCGTCCTGTCACTCCTTTCAAAAAAAGAGTGCTATGGTTACGAAATTGTGCAGGTGATCTCAGATGCTGTGGAGATTTCGGAAGGTACTATTTACCCTTTATTAAGGCGCCTGAAAAAGGATGGATACCTCGAAACATACATACTGGAGTCAACCGGAGGTCCGCCCCGGAAATATTACTCCATTACTGAAAAAGGTCGTGAGATGGAACAGAATCTTAGAAAAGAATGGTTTTCATTTGTTAGCAATGTCAACCTGTACCTCTGTGAGGATCAGAACAATAAAACCCCTTATCCTGAGGAGAGATGA
- a CDS encoding DUF1700 domain-containing protein: protein MDQKEYIENLKLHLKGFSKKESDEIISEIMEHFRSGMELGNSEEEISAMLGKPSDLILAYLEENPPASSEKIKKSLRSIRKPVIGITLLILIISGIFFGSAFYSMLNIEIYGGGDSKPSVNLYSLFNCTQGQGYLIQDDMTIAEKKNPAVYLAILKFLKDNPDSEYCGLIKKPGFFAGLINSDETIHLIFSRMNSTEIIDLKPVLLGETEEIYESSIFPENTGQIKPSLGMKLFRLKIPVNENLTEYMTIDFCDLWRDSYILAGDKYIYSHNAGRFYVNHLDGQGLSVDYYEMGKFIPRSYYKTKDGINNEKMITFTSVSGFTLNDSDINDGIPSDRISEIHVWKTGGIPFCVYSGIMTSIMVDPGMNVTSDFKSVKNINFCMNYDNYNDYQPFVDVSELLEKCMA, encoded by the coding sequence ATGGACCAAAAAGAGTATATTGAAAATTTAAAGCTTCATCTTAAAGGATTTTCAAAAAAAGAATCTGATGAGATAATATCAGAAATAATGGAGCATTTCAGATCAGGCATGGAACTTGGTAACAGCGAGGAAGAAATTAGCGCCATGCTTGGAAAACCCTCAGATCTGATTCTGGCGTATCTTGAGGAAAATCCGCCTGCATCCTCTGAAAAAATAAAAAAATCTCTGAGAAGTATAAGAAAACCTGTTATCGGAATAACTCTGTTAATTTTGATTATATCTGGCATATTCTTTGGATCAGCTTTTTATTCCATGTTAAATATTGAAATTTATGGAGGTGGAGATTCTAAACCCTCTGTAAATCTCTATTCTCTTTTCAACTGTACACAGGGACAGGGATATTTAATCCAGGACGATATGACAATTGCTGAAAAGAAAAATCCTGCAGTTTATCTGGCAATTCTGAAGTTTTTAAAAGATAATCCTGATTCAGAGTATTGTGGGCTGATTAAAAAACCCGGTTTTTTTGCCGGATTAATTAATTCAGATGAAACCATTCATCTAATCTTTAGCCGGATGAACAGTACTGAAATTATTGATTTAAAGCCTGTTTTACTTGGGGAAACAGAGGAAATATACGAAAGCAGTATATTCCCTGAAAATACCGGACAGATCAAACCCTCTTTGGGAATGAAATTATTCCGGCTGAAAATACCTGTAAATGAAAATCTAACCGAATATATGACGATAGATTTCTGTGATCTATGGCGTGATTCATATATTCTTGCTGGAGATAAGTATATTTATTCGCACAATGCAGGAAGGTTTTACGTAAACCATCTGGATGGACAAGGTTTATCGGTGGATTATTATGAAATGGGAAAATTCATCCCCCGTTCTTATTATAAAACCAAAGATGGGATCAATAATGAAAAAATGATAACATTCACATCAGTCAGCGGGTTTACGTTGAATGATTCTGATATTAATGATGGAATTCCATCTGACAGAATTTCAGAAATACACGTATGGAAAACCGGCGGTATACCTTTTTGTGTCTATTCAGGAATAATGACTTCAATAATGGTTGATCCGGGCATGAATGTCACTTCAGATTTCAAAAGCGTTAAAAATATTAATTTTTGCATGAATTATGACAACTATAACGACTATCAGCCTTTTGTGGATGTCTCAGAATTATTGGAAAAGTGCATGGCATAA
- a CDS encoding HAAS signaling domain-containing protein, giving the protein MEKYEFFEILKENLARLPVNEVQEIVSDYEEHFAFGLEAGRPEEEICEALGNPADIGKNLVAVSYIDAAERSGSLKSLFCAGVAAVGLGFFNILFALAPVVVFAGIILSIFMIGISFVLAGGIVVFFTVLPEAIPPGATVSLPFNTFFANIAASVGFMAGGILITMCGIYVTRFFVRIMARYFRMNASIIKGAYKNDF; this is encoded by the coding sequence ATGGAAAAATATGAATTTTTTGAAATATTGAAAGAAAACCTTGCCAGACTTCCTGTTAATGAAGTGCAGGAGATTGTTTCGGATTATGAGGAACACTTTGCTTTTGGATTAGAGGCAGGCAGACCTGAAGAAGAAATTTGTGAAGCGCTGGGAAATCCGGCAGATATCGGAAAAAATCTTGTTGCTGTTTCATATATTGATGCAGCAGAAAGAAGTGGTTCTTTAAAGTCCCTTTTCTGTGCAGGAGTTGCGGCGGTTGGTCTTGGTTTTTTTAATATTCTTTTTGCCCTTGCTCCGGTAGTAGTTTTTGCCGGGATAATTCTTTCAATATTTATGATAGGAATTTCATTTGTTCTTGCAGGAGGAATTGTTGTGTTTTTCACTGTACTTCCTGAAGCCATTCCCCCTGGTGCCACAGTTTCTCTTCCGTTCAATACTTTCTTTGCCAATATTGCAGCATCAGTTGGTTTTATGGCAGGAGGTATCCTGATAACCATGTGCGGAATTTACGTGACAAGATTTTTTGTAAGAATCATGGCCCGATATTTTAGAATGAATGCTTCAATCATTAAGGGGGCCTACAAAAATGATTTTTGA
- a CDS encoding MFS transporter encodes MSSSEDNSSNSGFLLLIIAISMAAFMSSLDGTIVNIALPTISEAFDISSGTVSWVATSYLLVMAGCVLIFGKISDVIGFKRVFLSGFIIFTTGSFACGFIPEILNSFSSLVGSRVLQAVGGAMITAIAPAMITAFIPMDQKGKAMGIIMTVAALGTAIGPTIGGLLTQYLSWHWIFYINVPVGVVALFLGARVIPSTVKTGKLKGFDKGGAAFIFIGLATLLFAVSEGQALGWTSPVILLSAVLAVFSLGYFVWHELKTAEPLLDIRLFKNRNFIFTNMMMALVFFSFAGINYLLPFYLQYVQGFDTSTAGLILTSLSFAMMVSGIIAGMLINKTGCRVLCIAAGIIISAGYFMTTLLRVDSTMSFVIMCLLVIGFGLGLIITPASNMIMNSVSRKYQGMVSSLTSLERFAPMTIGIAISNLIFVQGILTIASHRGIVQDTPASMKLEVLTAGFDLAFFASFIIGIIVLILAVISRQEIHPDYLSSKNGEDDSTFKI; translated from the coding sequence ATGAGTTCTTCAGAAGACAACTCTTCTAATTCGGGATTTTTACTATTAATTATTGCCATTTCAATGGCGGCTTTCATGTCTTCTCTTGACGGGACAATTGTAAATATTGCTTTGCCAACCATTTCGGAGGCTTTTGACATATCCTCGGGAACAGTGAGCTGGGTTGCCACTTCCTACCTTCTTGTAATGGCAGGATGTGTGCTGATATTTGGAAAAATTTCCGATGTTATCGGATTCAAAAGAGTATTTTTATCAGGATTCATCATATTTACCACAGGTTCTTTTGCATGCGGTTTCATACCTGAAATCCTGAATTCTTTTTCCTCTCTTGTAGGTTCAAGAGTATTGCAGGCAGTTGGAGGAGCAATGATTACAGCTATTGCACCTGCAATGATAACTGCATTTATTCCAATGGATCAGAAAGGAAAAGCAATGGGAATCATAATGACCGTCGCAGCTCTTGGAACAGCGATCGGACCGACAATCGGAGGACTGCTAACCCAGTATTTATCATGGCACTGGATATTTTACATAAATGTGCCTGTCGGAGTGGTTGCACTGTTCCTCGGTGCCAGGGTAATTCCGTCGACGGTCAAAACAGGAAAACTCAAAGGCTTTGACAAAGGAGGAGCGGCTTTTATTTTCATCGGACTTGCAACACTGCTTTTTGCAGTATCGGAAGGACAGGCTCTTGGATGGACTTCACCAGTTATCCTCTTATCAGCAGTTCTGGCTGTATTCTCTCTCGGATACTTTGTATGGCATGAACTAAAAACGGCGGAACCCCTCCTTGACATTAGACTTTTCAAAAACAGAAACTTCATCTTCACCAATATGATGATGGCCCTTGTTTTCTTCAGTTTTGCCGGAATCAACTATCTCCTTCCCTTCTATCTTCAGTATGTACAGGGATTTGATACATCAACCGCCGGACTGATACTCACGTCTCTATCATTTGCAATGATGGTGTCCGGAATTATTGCAGGAATGTTAATCAACAAAACCGGTTGCAGAGTTCTTTGTATTGCAGCCGGTATTATAATTTCAGCAGGTTATTTCATGACAACCCTTCTGCGTGTTGACTCAACGATGAGTTTTGTAATTATGTGTCTCCTGGTAATCGGTTTTGGTCTTGGATTGATAATCACTCCGGCATCCAATATGATAATGAACTCTGTTTCCAGGAAATATCAGGGGATGGTTTCGAGTTTAACAAGTCTTGAAAGGTTTGCACCGATGACAATCGGGATCGCAATATCCAACCTGATATTTGTCCAGGGTATTCTGACTATAGCCTCACACAGAGGAATTGTACAGGATACACCTGCCAGTATGAAACTGGAAGTTTTGACAGCCGGTTTTGATCTGGCTTTCTTTGCTTCGTTTATTATTGGAATAATTGTTCTGATTCTGGCAGTTATTTCCAGGCAGGAGATTCACCCGGATTATCTTTCTTCAAAAAACGGGGAAGATGATTCTACATTTAAAATCTAA
- the hcp gene encoding hydroxylamine reductase: MYCFQCEEAAKGCGCTVKGVCGKDEQTAELQDVLIYILKGISKRNIKAIANGKGNKDAGIFIAESLFATLTNVNFDKERFRELINEGILIRDSIPPADEIEHDACTWLPQSDEDIKSKAGMVSVLATENEDVRSLRELLVYGLKGVGAYYYHAAILGYEDEEITTFIQEALASTLNDLTVEEMVANVLKCGEIGVKTLALLDTANTTAYGNPEITKVSTKPKNRPGILVTGHDLKDLEELLLQSVGSGVDIYTHGEMLPAHAYPAFKKYDHLIGNYGGSWPFQKEEFESFNGPVLVTTNCLVPPKDSYSDKVYTTGPVGFSGLRHIGTSENGGKDFSLIIEHAKKCQPPKDLNLKDEGFIKGLFRKKDEGEKDLITGCAHEAVLSIVDKVVDAVKAGSIKRFVVMAGCDGRHSERDYYSDFAKALPKDTVILTAGCAKYRYNSLPLGDIEGIPRVIDAGQCNDSYSLVVIAMALAKAFDVELNDLPISYNIAWYEQKAVLVLLSLLHLGIKDITLGPRLPAFVSPGVLKVLVENFGIRKNSTVEEDLKLMVPE, from the coding sequence ATGTATTGTTTCCAGTGTGAAGAGGCAGCGAAAGGATGTGGCTGCACAGTAAAAGGTGTCTGTGGCAAGGATGAACAGACAGCAGAATTGCAGGATGTTTTAATATATATTCTCAAGGGAATATCCAAAAGAAACATAAAGGCAATTGCAAATGGAAAAGGCAACAAAGATGCCGGAATATTTATTGCCGAATCATTATTCGCAACACTTACAAATGTGAATTTTGACAAAGAGCGGTTTAGAGAACTTATAAATGAAGGAATTTTAATTCGTGATTCAATCCCTCCGGCAGATGAAATTGAACATGATGCATGTACCTGGCTGCCTCAAAGTGACGAGGATATAAAGTCAAAAGCAGGTATGGTAAGTGTACTCGCAACAGAAAACGAAGATGTAAGATCACTTCGCGAACTCCTTGTGTACGGGCTGAAAGGAGTCGGGGCCTATTATTACCATGCAGCAATTCTGGGGTATGAAGATGAAGAGATAACAACTTTCATTCAGGAGGCACTCGCATCAACGCTAAATGATTTAACTGTCGAAGAAATGGTTGCAAATGTTTTGAAGTGCGGTGAAATCGGAGTGAAGACTCTTGCACTTCTTGACACTGCCAACACTACTGCGTATGGAAATCCTGAGATAACAAAAGTATCAACCAAACCAAAAAACCGCCCGGGAATTCTGGTTACAGGGCATGACTTAAAAGACCTCGAAGAACTGCTTCTTCAGTCTGTTGGCAGCGGTGTGGATATCTATACCCATGGTGAGATGCTTCCCGCACATGCATATCCTGCCTTTAAAAAGTACGATCATCTTATCGGAAACTACGGCGGATCATGGCCTTTTCAGAAAGAAGAATTTGAAAGTTTCAACGGCCCTGTGCTTGTTACAACAAACTGTCTTGTTCCTCCGAAGGATTCATACAGTGACAAGGTATATACAACCGGTCCGGTCGGTTTCTCAGGTCTGAGGCATATTGGAACATCGGAAAACGGAGGGAAGGACTTCTCCTTAATAATTGAGCATGCCAAAAAGTGTCAGCCTCCAAAGGACCTTAACTTAAAAGATGAGGGTTTTATCAAAGGACTGTTCAGGAAAAAGGATGAGGGCGAAAAAGATCTTATTACAGGATGTGCCCATGAGGCTGTTTTGTCTATCGTCGATAAAGTTGTGGATGCCGTCAAAGCCGGATCAATTAAAAGATTTGTAGTAATGGCCGGGTGTGATGGAAGACACAGTGAAAGGGATTATTATTCCGATTTTGCAAAGGCTCTCCCCAAAGATACTGTCATCCTGACAGCAGGCTGTGCCAAATACAGATACAACAGCCTTCCTCTTGGGGACATAGAGGGAATCCCCCGTGTTATTGATGCCGGACAGTGTAATGACAGCTATTCACTTGTTGTAATAGCAATGGCACTTGCAAAAGCCTTTGATGTTGAGTTGAACGATCTTCCGATATCATACAATATCGCATGGTATGAACAAAAAGCGGTACTTGTTCTTCTCTCACTGCTTCATCTTGGAATAAAGGACATTACTCTTGGACCTCGTCTTCCTGCCTTTGTCTCCCCTGGTGTTTTGAAGGTCCTTGTAGAGAATTTTGGAATCCGTAAAAATTCAACCGTGGAAGAAGATCTTAAGCTGATGGTTCCTGAATAA
- a CDS encoding DNA polymerase subunit beta codes for MLPIRLRDFLEDKDGRLYAVSAYDNEERAGCVLRYVPDDEGERCSKKTGQRYKKYDFEPAFEYIKKYKPEYLDVVHRVPLSDIKRVLKPDQEISDVMERDSRVKRLAEVFGVPKGTFGCTGSLLCGLENELSDIDMVVYGKYWFVAQQNLIEAVSKGVVSALSDDLWDKVYNKRVPEIDYDTFVMHEKRKWNRGEIDGTYFDLLYTRGYENLNSVEIKKGKVLGKKTIEAKVLDASLSFDSPAVYTVDHPEISKVLSFTHTYSGQALDGEIIEACGVVEDQGNEKWLIVGTTREAKGEYIISKTLLENSK; via the coding sequence ATGTTGCCAATAAGACTTAGAGATTTTCTAGAGGACAAAGACGGCAGACTGTATGCTGTTTCAGCTTATGATAATGAGGAGCGTGCAGGTTGCGTTCTTAGATATGTGCCGGATGACGAAGGCGAGAGATGTTCGAAGAAGACAGGGCAGAGATATAAAAAGTATGATTTTGAACCTGCGTTTGAATATATAAAAAAATACAAGCCGGAATATCTTGATGTTGTTCATCGTGTCCCTCTTTCTGACATAAAGAGGGTTTTGAAGCCGGATCAGGAAATATCAGATGTAATGGAGAGAGACAGCCGTGTAAAGAGGCTTGCCGAAGTATTTGGAGTTCCTAAAGGTACTTTTGGCTGCACCGGCTCTCTTCTTTGCGGACTTGAAAATGAGCTTTCGGATATTGATATGGTTGTGTATGGGAAATACTGGTTCGTTGCCCAGCAGAATCTGATTGAAGCTGTCTCTAAAGGGGTAGTTTCGGCACTGTCCGATGATCTGTGGGATAAGGTCTATAATAAGCGTGTTCCCGAGATTGATTATGATACCTTTGTTATGCATGAGAAGAGGAAGTGGAACAGAGGTGAGATTGACGGCACATACTTTGATCTGCTTTATACAAGGGGCTATGAGAATCTAAATTCAGTCGAAATAAAAAAAGGCAAAGTCTTAGGCAAAAAAACAATAGAAGCCAAGGTTTTGGATGCTTCACTTTCATTTGACAGTCCTGCGGTATATACTGTGGATCACCCCGAGATTTCAAAGGTGCTCTCGTTTACACATACTTATAGTGGTCAGGCGCTGGACGGTGAGATCATTGAGGCATGCGGTGTTGTGGAAGATCAGGGCAATGAGAAATGGCTGATTGTAGGGACCACCCGTGAGGCGAAAGGTGAATATATTATATCAAAGACGCTTCTTGAAAATAGCAAATAA
- a CDS encoding PadR family transcriptional regulator: MDLCVLSLLSERDYYGYEMVHEISKIIEISEGTVYPILKRLKSEGYLETYLRESQEGPPRKYYRLTTDGKRKENEIRNEWISFSKKVNYLLKINNRSE; this comes from the coding sequence TTGGACTTATGTGTCCTTTCTCTCCTTTCAGAAAGAGATTATTACGGGTATGAGATGGTGCATGAGATCTCAAAAATTATTGAGATATCAGAAGGTACAGTCTATCCCATTCTAAAAAGGCTTAAAAGTGAGGGTTATCTGGAAACATATCTGAGAGAATCGCAGGAGGGCCCTCCAAGAAAATATTATCGCCTTACAACGGATGGCAAAAGAAAAGAAAATGAAATTCGTAATGAATGGATCTCTTTTTCAAAAAAGGTAAATTATCTCCTTAAAATCAATAACAGAAGTGAATAG
- a CDS encoding sodium-dependent transporter, with translation MQSDNKQQWSSRGLFILASIGAAIGIGNVWRFPYLAYSNGGGAFLIPYFIALLTAGIPLLLLEFSIGYKTKLSAPAAFSKLLGKKYAIVGWLAILTGFATMTYYTVIMAWSADFAVFSLTQEYAGQAETFFFDQFLNLPATVGGIEGINLLVVAGLLISWTWLFLSIYKGVKSVEKMILLTVLLPWILIILFIIQGLTLPGAMDGIVYYLTPDFSVLSDPGIWLSAYGQIFFTLSLGWGCMIAYSGFLPENTEFGKSAIVIALANSATSITAGLAVFSTLGYLAFEQGIPVSEVAKGGIELAFVTYPTSISLLPFGAQIFGFLFFILLMTLGVDSAFATIEGVSVAVHDYVNKPKILITLSLCLFGFLTGLLFTTNSGYYYLDIIDYYLSSFVLVLVGLLEALVIGYVYGPKLMRKFINKNSDVKIGKWWEICIKVIAPAMLLLILGGTVYQRIFSSYGGYPDWTNIAGWIFVMIIILAGFLLTYALKTKNIQN, from the coding sequence ATGCAAAGCGATAATAAACAGCAATGGAGCTCAAGAGGGCTATTTATTCTTGCATCTATTGGCGCTGCAATAGGGATAGGGAATGTCTGGAGATTCCCCTATCTTGCATATTCAAATGGAGGAGGGGCATTTTTAATACCATATTTTATTGCCCTCCTGACAGCCGGAATTCCGTTATTATTACTTGAATTTTCAATAGGATATAAAACGAAACTTAGCGCTCCGGCAGCATTTTCAAAACTTCTGGGAAAAAAGTATGCAATTGTAGGCTGGCTTGCAATACTGACAGGTTTTGCAACCATGACATACTATACCGTAATCATGGCATGGTCAGCGGATTTTGCTGTATTTTCCTTAACTCAGGAATATGCAGGACAGGCAGAGACCTTCTTTTTTGATCAGTTCCTCAATCTTCCCGCGACAGTGGGAGGCATTGAAGGTATAAACCTCCTTGTGGTAGCAGGACTTCTTATTTCATGGACCTGGTTATTTCTCTCAATATACAAAGGAGTTAAAAGCGTTGAGAAAATGATATTATTAACAGTCCTTTTGCCATGGATTTTGATAATTTTGTTTATAATACAGGGTTTAACGCTTCCGGGTGCAATGGACGGAATTGTCTACTATTTAACGCCTGATTTTTCAGTATTATCTGATCCGGGAATCTGGCTGTCAGCATATGGACAGATCTTTTTCACACTGTCTCTTGGATGGGGATGTATGATTGCATATTCAGGATTCCTTCCTGAGAATACCGAGTTTGGAAAAAGTGCAATTGTTATCGCATTAGCAAACAGTGCCACATCAATTACAGCAGGTCTGGCGGTATTTTCAACACTTGGCTACCTTGCATTTGAACAGGGAATACCTGTATCGGAAGTTGCAAAAGGGGGAATTGAACTTGCATTTGTGACTTACCCGACAAGCATATCCCTTCTGCCTTTTGGTGCCCAAATTTTCGGATTTTTGTTTTTCATACTTTTAATGACTCTTGGAGTTGACTCAGCTTTTGCAACAATAGAAGGAGTGTCTGTTGCTGTGCACGATTACGTCAACAAACCTAAAATTCTGATTACTTTATCTCTCTGCCTTTTCGGATTCCTGACAGGCCTCTTATTTACAACCAATTCAGGCTATTACTACCTTGACATAATTGACTATTACCTGAGTTCATTTGTACTTGTTCTTGTAGGACTCCTTGAAGCACTTGTCATAGGTTACGTTTACGGACCAAAGCTGATGAGAAAATTCATAAATAAAAATTCAGATGTTAAAATCGGGAAATGGTGGGAGATATGCATTAAAGTTATTGCACCTGCAATGCTGCTTTTAATTCTTGGAGGAACTGTTTATCAAAGAATTTTCAGCTCATATGGAGGATATCCGGACTGGACAAATATTGCAGGATGGATCTTTGTAATGATTATAATTCTTGCAGGATTTCTTTTAACGTATGCCCTGAAAACAAAGAATATTCAAAATTAA
- a CDS encoding winged helix-turn-helix transcriptional regulator encodes MDEECTVNKTVKYLTKKWSLLIILELYKGKGCVKRFSDLKSSLNGITPKVLSQRLKELEDEGLVEKKVITESFPVKTEYALTQSGLEIVEIIKSIKKWALKWKIDNIECGEQNCRDCIL; translated from the coding sequence ATGGATGAAGAATGCACAGTAAACAAAACAGTAAAATATCTTACAAAAAAATGGTCACTTCTAATAATCCTTGAACTTTACAAAGGTAAAGGGTGCGTAAAACGGTTTTCAGATTTAAAGAGCTCTCTGAATGGAATTACACCCAAAGTTCTTTCACAGAGATTAAAGGAACTTGAAGATGAAGGCCTGGTAGAAAAAAAAGTTATCACAGAATCATTCCCTGTCAAAACAGAGTATGCACTAACACAAAGCGGACTTGAAATTGTTGAAATCATAAAATCAATAAAAAAATGGGCGCTTAAATGGAAAATTGACAATATTGAATGCGGTGAACAAAACTGCAGGGATTGTATACTGTGA